The following proteins come from a genomic window of Nostoc sp. ATCC 53789:
- a CDS encoding aldo/keto reductase, which translates to MENITLGQNGPSVTPLCIGTWAWGDKLFWNYGDRYGPEQLQEAFTAALEAGITFFDTAEIYGMGKSEEFLGQFLQQTQQPVQIATKFGPVPWRFTAQSVSDALTDSLKRLQLERIALYQVHWPFAFFLSQQTLMNALADEVKRGRIAAVGVSNYSAEQMRDAHQILAARGVPLAVNQVRYSLLSRQIESKGILATARELGVTILAYSPLAQGLLTGKYSINNAETPTGARKIDPQFKKEGLQKIAPVISLLRNFGEKYDRTPAQVALNWLITQGNVIPIAGVKTAEQVRQNAGALGWRLSDDEIGELELVSRPWL; encoded by the coding sequence GTGGAAAACATCACATTGGGGCAAAATGGCCCGTCTGTTACACCCTTGTGCATAGGCACTTGGGCTTGGGGTGATAAACTATTTTGGAATTATGGCGATCGCTACGGCCCAGAACAGTTGCAAGAAGCATTTACCGCAGCCTTAGAAGCTGGTATTACCTTTTTTGATACTGCCGAAATCTACGGAATGGGAAAGAGCGAGGAATTTTTAGGACAATTTCTGCAACAGACACAACAACCTGTACAAATCGCCACAAAATTTGGCCCCGTACCGTGGCGATTTACAGCCCAATCTGTCTCTGATGCTTTAACAGATAGCCTCAAACGACTACAACTTGAGCGAATTGCCCTGTACCAAGTGCATTGGCCTTTTGCTTTCTTTTTAAGTCAACAAACTTTAATGAATGCCTTAGCGGATGAAGTGAAGCGGGGCAGAATTGCGGCAGTCGGTGTAAGTAATTACTCAGCAGAGCAAATGCGAGACGCGCATCAAATATTGGCAGCCCGTGGAGTGCCTTTAGCTGTAAACCAAGTCCGTTATTCTTTACTCAGTCGCCAAATTGAAAGCAAGGGGATTCTGGCAACTGCGCGTGAGTTGGGTGTGACTATTTTGGCATATAGTCCTTTAGCACAGGGATTACTCACAGGTAAGTACAGTATTAATAATGCTGAAACCCCCACTGGTGCGAGAAAAATAGACCCGCAATTTAAGAAAGAAGGTCTGCAAAAAATTGCCCCAGTCATATCTTTGCTACGCAACTTCGGGGAAAAATACGATCGCACCCCTGCCCAAGTTGCTCTCAACTGGTTAATTACTCAGGGGAACGTTATTCCCATTGCTGGGGTGAAGACAGCCGAACAGGTACGGCAGAATGCTGGTGCTTTGGGCTGGAGATTGAGCGACGATGAAATTGGAGAGTTAGAACTAGTTAGTCGTCCTTGGCTGTAG
- a CDS encoding Rpn family recombination-promoting nuclease/putative transposase translates to MKRDSIYYQIFKRFPGLLFELVDNPPLQGQNYRFESLEVKETAFRIDGVFLPPEDATSKVIFFAEVQFQKDEALYHRFFTESLMYLNRNRFQYDDWFCVVIFSSRSLEPSDQRTHRIFLNSDQVQRIYLDELGATNQQPIGINLMQLTLASDEVMAEQAKQLIERVKLEETDTLPQNEILDIITTIAVYKFSTLSREDVEAMLGLTLEQTRVYQEAKAEGREEGREEREAEMLKLTVPLLLKTGMSVEQIAQHLNVDIEAVQIAAQSST, encoded by the coding sequence GTGAAACGAGATTCCATTTACTATCAAATTTTTAAGCGCTTTCCTGGGTTACTCTTTGAACTGGTTGATAATCCTCCTCTGCAAGGGCAAAACTATCGGTTTGAATCACTTGAAGTCAAAGAAACTGCTTTTCGCATCGATGGTGTGTTTTTACCTCCAGAGGATGCAACATCGAAGGTGATCTTTTTTGCTGAAGTTCAATTCCAAAAAGATGAAGCCCTCTACCATCGGTTCTTTACCGAGTCGTTGATGTACCTGAACCGGAATCGTTTTCAGTACGATGACTGGTTCTGTGTGGTAATTTTTTCATCACGCTCTTTGGAACCAAGCGATCAAAGAACTCATCGAATATTTCTCAACAGCGATCAAGTGCAGAGAATCTATTTAGATGAGTTAGGCGCGACTAATCAGCAGCCAATAGGTATCAACTTGATGCAGTTGACTCTAGCATCGGATGAAGTGATGGCAGAGCAAGCAAAGCAATTGATTGAGCGGGTAAAATTAGAGGAAACGGACACACTGCCGCAAAACGAAATACTAGACATCATAACCACAATTGCCGTTTATAAGTTTTCGACCTTGAGTAGAGAGGACGTTGAAGCTATGCTAGGACTCACTTTGGAGCAAACAAGAGTTTATCAGGAAGCGAAAGCCGAGGGTCGAGAAGAAGGTCGAGAAGAACGAGAAGCTGAAATGTTGAAACTTACCGTCCCTCTGTTACTAAAAACAGGGATGAGTGTTGAGCAGATTGCTCAACACCTCAATGTTGATATAGAAGCTGTCCAGATTGCTGCACAGTCAAGTACATAA
- the chlG gene encoding chlorophyll synthase ChlG, with the protein MSELTPITPDPNPSETLDSVVNNPNEQAIASADRNAKTRQLLGMKGAAAGETSIWKIRLQLMKPITWIPLIWGVVCGAASSGNYTWTLENVLKVLTCMLLAGPLMTGYTQILNDYYDREIDAINEPYRPIPSGAIPLPQVIIQIWVLLVAGYGLAFALDVWSGHEFPTITAIAIIGSFIAYIYSAPPLKLKQNGWLGSYALGASYITLPWSTGHALFGDLNSTIIILTMFYSLAGLGIAIVNDFKSVEGDRQLGLNSLPVMFGITTAAWICVVTIDVFQGLIAAYLVSIHENLYATILVLLIIPQITLQDMYFLRDPVKNDVKYQASAQPFLVLGMLVTGLALGHAGI; encoded by the coding sequence ATGTCAGAATTAACTCCCATTACCCCAGACCCTAACCCATCTGAGACATTAGACTCAGTGGTAAATAATCCCAATGAGCAAGCAATAGCATCCGCCGATCGCAATGCGAAAACTAGGCAGTTGCTGGGGATGAAAGGTGCAGCTGCTGGGGAAACTTCAATTTGGAAAATTCGTTTGCAGCTAATGAAGCCGATTACCTGGATTCCCCTAATTTGGGGTGTAGTGTGTGGTGCGGCTTCTTCGGGTAACTATACTTGGACGCTGGAAAATGTGTTGAAAGTATTAACCTGTATGCTGCTGGCTGGTCCATTGATGACAGGTTACACCCAAATTCTCAATGATTACTACGATCGCGAAATCGATGCCATCAATGAACCCTATCGCCCGATTCCCTCTGGGGCAATTCCCTTACCCCAGGTAATTATTCAGATTTGGGTATTACTGGTTGCTGGCTATGGTTTGGCATTTGCGCTGGATGTGTGGTCTGGTCATGAATTCCCGACAATTACAGCGATCGCAATTATCGGTTCTTTCATCGCCTATATTTATTCTGCACCTCCCCTGAAACTCAAGCAAAACGGCTGGCTAGGAAGTTATGCCTTGGGTGCAAGTTACATTACTCTACCTTGGTCTACAGGACACGCTTTGTTTGGCGATCTCAATTCCACAATTATAATTTTGACAATGTTCTACAGCTTGGCTGGATTGGGTATTGCCATTGTCAATGACTTTAAGAGTGTAGAAGGCGATCGCCAGCTAGGATTAAATTCATTACCCGTAATGTTTGGTATCACCACTGCGGCATGGATTTGTGTAGTGACAATTGATGTATTTCAAGGATTGATCGCAGCTTATCTTGTCAGCATCCATGAAAATTTGTATGCAACGATACTAGTACTGTTAATCATCCCGCAAATCACCTTGCAAGATATGTATTTCTTGCGCGATCCTGTGAAGAATGATGTTAAGTACCAAGCCAGCGCCCAACCTTTTCTTGTGCTAGGAATGCTAGTAACAGGTTTAGCTCTTGGTCATGCTGGTATTTAA
- a CDS encoding BCD family MFS transporter, with protein sequence MASGEVFDTKTKSLSVPRVNLLTMFRLGLFQMGLSMMSILTLGVLNRVMIQEIAIPATLVSVVLALPLFVAPSRVWFGQISDAKPLWGYHRTAYVWVGAAIFAIAAFLAVQVMWQMNLAATSAGGWTWTTQTIGWTALLALVFAVYGLGICASGTAFAALLVDISEEDNRSKVVGVVWSMLMVGIIVGAIISASLLKQLTPEATLETLQASITRLFTIVPAIVFGLAIAATFGVEKKYSQYLTRSTLVNREDSITLGNAWKILTASPQTGIFFTFLLVMTISLFMQDPILEPYAGQVFKMPLAESTKLNIFYGTGLLIAYGVTGFYIVPRLGKRRTARLGCMLVAFCAILLGISGFTANAAVLKLGLFFFGLAAGFLTTAAISLMLDLTAAEAAGTFIGAWGLAQSLSRGVAVVIGGTVLDIGRKLLPSLELAYGLVFALEALGMVLSIWFLNRVNITEFQTSTKQAIASVLESDLD encoded by the coding sequence ATGGCAAGCGGTGAAGTATTTGATACCAAAACAAAATCCCTATCTGTGCCAAGGGTAAACCTGCTGACCATGTTCCGGCTGGGTTTATTTCAAATGGGGTTGAGCATGATGTCAATTTTGACTCTGGGCGTACTCAACAGAGTCATGATTCAAGAAATAGCGATTCCGGCGACACTGGTTTCAGTCGTTCTAGCACTGCCTTTATTTGTTGCTCCTTCCCGTGTCTGGTTTGGCCAGATTTCTGATGCCAAGCCGTTATGGGGATACCACCGCACAGCTTATGTTTGGGTGGGAGCGGCAATATTTGCGATCGCAGCATTTTTAGCTGTACAAGTAATGTGGCAGATGAATCTTGCCGCTACTAGTGCAGGTGGTTGGACATGGACAACCCAAACAATTGGCTGGACAGCACTTTTAGCTTTGGTTTTTGCTGTCTACGGTCTAGGAATTTGTGCTAGCGGTACTGCCTTTGCTGCTTTGTTGGTGGATATATCTGAAGAAGATAACCGTTCCAAAGTAGTTGGTGTGGTTTGGTCGATGCTAATGGTGGGGATTATTGTTGGGGCAATTATTAGTGCCAGTTTGCTGAAACAGTTAACGCCAGAGGCAACCTTAGAAACCTTACAGGCATCAATCACCAGGCTGTTTACTATCGTCCCAGCAATTGTATTTGGTTTAGCGATCGCAGCAACATTCGGCGTAGAAAAAAAATACTCTCAATACTTAACCCGTTCCACACTGGTGAACCGGGAAGACAGCATTACTCTAGGCAATGCTTGGAAAATCTTGACAGCTAGCCCACAAACAGGTATATTCTTCACCTTTTTATTGGTGATGACCATCAGTTTGTTTATGCAAGACCCGATTTTAGAACCGTATGCGGGTCAAGTTTTTAAAATGCCCCTAGCGGAAAGTACCAAATTAAATATTTTTTATGGAACAGGACTACTGATTGCCTACGGTGTTACTGGCTTTTACATTGTCCCGCGTTTGGGTAAGCGCAGAACTGCACGTTTAGGCTGTATGTTGGTAGCATTCTGTGCAATATTGCTAGGTATTTCAGGATTCACAGCTAATGCAGCAGTTCTCAAACTAGGCTTGTTCTTTTTCGGTTTAGCCGCAGGTTTCTTAACTACAGCAGCAATTAGCTTGATGTTGGATCTTACCGCAGCAGAAGCCGCAGGTACGTTTATTGGGGCATGGGGATTAGCACAGTCCCTTTCTAGAGGTGTGGCGGTAGTCATCGGAGGTACAGTTTTGGATATTGGACGCAAGCTGTTACCGAGTTTAGAGTTAGCTTATGGACTGGTATTTGCCCTAGAAGCACTAGGAATGGTGCTATCGATTTGGTTTCTAAATCGGGTGAATATCACAGAATTTCAAACAAGTACCAAGCAAGCGATCGCTTCAGTTTTAGAAAGCGATTTAGACTAA
- a CDS encoding DEAD/DEAH box helicase, which yields MTLSFQELGISQERVAQLEKIGFTEPTNIQVQAIPQLLGGRDVVGQSQTGTGKTAAFSLPILERLDINQKAVQAIVLTPTRELAMQVHDAIAQFIGDEGLRVLAIYGGQSIDRQMLQLRRGVHMVVGTPGRVIDLLDRGCLKLDQVKWFVLDEADEMLSMGFIDDVIKILSQAPVDRQTALFSATMPPSIRMLVNKFLRSPATVTVEQPKAAPNKINQVAYLIPRHWTKAKALQPILEMEDPETALIFVRTRRTAAELTSQLQGAGHSVDEYHGDLSQQARERLLVRFRNRQVRWVVATDIAARGLDVDQLSHVINFDLPDSVETYVHRIGRTGRAGKEGTAISLVQPFERRKQQTFERHNRQSWQLLTIPTRAQIEARHILKLQEQVREALTGERLASFLPIVSELIEEYDAQAIAAAALQIAYDQTRPAWLSSDVEIPQEESSAPKPRLGKRRDSSSDRPRSAWKSDSNNGEERHSSPKPKLRTSGNESSASPSKKIGSPTARESAS from the coding sequence ATGACTCTTTCATTCCAAGAATTAGGCATTTCCCAAGAACGTGTTGCACAACTAGAAAAAATCGGTTTTACCGAACCAACTAACATTCAAGTCCAAGCAATTCCCCAATTGCTGGGTGGTCGTGATGTAGTCGGTCAATCTCAAACTGGAACAGGCAAAACCGCAGCATTTTCACTGCCTATTTTAGAGCGGCTAGATATTAATCAAAAAGCCGTACAAGCCATAGTTTTAACACCAACTCGTGAATTAGCAATGCAGGTTCACGATGCGATCGCCCAATTCATCGGCGATGAAGGATTGCGGGTGTTAGCAATCTATGGTGGTCAATCAATTGACCGCCAGATGCTACAACTCAGACGTGGCGTTCACATGGTTGTGGGCACTCCCGGACGGGTGATCGATTTACTCGATCGCGGCTGTTTAAAGCTCGATCAAGTGAAGTGGTTTGTGTTAGATGAAGCCGATGAAATGTTGAGCATGGGCTTTATTGATGATGTAATCAAAATCCTCTCACAAGCGCCCGTAGATCGCCAAACAGCTTTATTCTCGGCAACAATGCCACCATCGATTCGGATGTTGGTGAACAAGTTCTTGCGATCGCCTGCAACTGTCACCGTTGAGCAACCAAAAGCCGCTCCTAACAAAATCAATCAAGTAGCTTACTTGATCCCCCGCCACTGGACAAAAGCTAAAGCTTTACAGCCGATTCTGGAAATGGAAGATCCAGAAACAGCCTTAATCTTTGTTCGCACCAGACGCACAGCCGCCGAACTCACCAGTCAGTTACAAGGCGCTGGTCACAGTGTCGATGAATACCACGGTGACTTGTCACAACAAGCGCGGGAACGTTTATTAGTTAGATTCCGTAACCGTCAAGTCCGTTGGGTAGTAGCAACTGATATTGCAGCACGAGGGTTAGATGTGGATCAACTCTCCCATGTAATCAACTTCGACTTACCCGATAGCGTAGAAACCTACGTCCACCGTATTGGTCGTACTGGTCGTGCTGGTAAAGAAGGAACAGCAATTTCTTTAGTACAACCATTTGAGCGTCGCAAACAGCAAACATTTGAACGTCATAACCGTCAAAGTTGGCAATTGCTGACCATTCCTACACGCGCACAAATTGAAGCGCGGCACATCCTGAAACTGCAAGAACAAGTGCGGGAAGCTTTGACAGGTGAGCGTTTGGCTTCATTCTTGCCAATTGTTAGCGAACTAATTGAAGAATACGATGCTCAAGCGATCGCCGCAGCCGCATTGCAAATCGCTTACGATCAAACTCGCCCCGCTTGGTTGAGTTCAGATGTGGAAATTCCCCAAGAGGAATCTTCTGCTCCCAAACCAAGACTCGGCAAGCGTCGTGACTCTTCCAGCGATCGCCCCCGTTCGGCATGGAAATCAGATAGTAACAATGGTGAAGAAAGACATTCTTCTCCCAAGCCCAAACTGCGGACAAGTGGGAACGAGTCTTCTGCATCCCCTAGTAAAAAGATAGGTTCACCTACAGCTAGAGAATCAGCTTCTTAG
- a CDS encoding alcohol dehydrogenase catalytic domain-containing protein: MKGLWLENNQLQLRTDIPIPEPPPGEALVRVLRAGICNTDLELLRGYYPYTGILGHEFVGVVEKGPEHLVNQRVVGEINAVCGHCRFCISGQPTHCENRTVLGIVNRNGAFGEYLCLPVENLHLVPDNVPTEVATFTEPIAAALEIQQQVSLHQNDRVLVVGDGKLGQLVAQTLALTGCELLAVGRHQEKLANLEARGIKTGLADAVKDGYFDISVECTGNPEGFAIARRALRPRGTLVLKSTYAGNLSLDVSSLVVDEITLIGSRCGPFTPALQLLATGQIDVQPLIHATYPLIEGLAAFEHAQNRGVLKILLEIG, translated from the coding sequence ATGAAAGGACTTTGGCTCGAAAATAATCAGTTGCAACTACGTACAGATATTCCAATTCCTGAACCACCGCCAGGAGAAGCTTTGGTACGCGTCTTGCGTGCGGGTATCTGTAACACTGATTTGGAACTACTCAGAGGCTACTATCCTTACACTGGTATTTTGGGGCATGAATTTGTCGGCGTGGTTGAAAAAGGGCCAGAACACTTAGTTAACCAACGTGTAGTTGGAGAAATCAACGCTGTGTGTGGGCATTGTCGGTTTTGTATCAGTGGACAACCAACTCACTGCGAAAATCGCACAGTTTTAGGTATTGTCAATCGGAATGGAGCCTTTGGTGAATATCTCTGTTTGCCGGTAGAGAACCTGCATTTAGTACCCGATAATGTGCCGACAGAAGTAGCTACATTTACTGAACCTATAGCAGCAGCTTTGGAAATTCAGCAGCAAGTATCATTGCATCAAAACGACAGGGTGCTAGTGGTTGGAGATGGCAAACTAGGGCAGTTGGTAGCACAGACACTAGCTTTAACTGGCTGTGAACTCTTGGCTGTGGGGCGACATCAAGAGAAACTTGCCAACTTAGAGGCACGGGGGATTAAAACTGGTTTAGCTGACGCTGTAAAAGATGGATATTTTGATATCTCAGTAGAATGTACTGGCAACCCAGAAGGATTTGCGATCGCCCGTCGCGCCCTCCGTCCCCGTGGTACGCTTGTTCTTAAAAGTACTTATGCTGGCAACCTCAGCTTAGATGTTTCTTCTTTAGTAGTGGATGAAATTACCCTCATCGGCTCCCGTTGTGGCCCCTTTACTCCAGCCCTCCAGCTACTAGCCACAGGACAAATTGACGTACAACCCCTGATTCATGCCACTTACCCCCTCATTGAAGGGCTTGCAGCTTTTGAACACGCCCAGAATCGCGGTGTTTTAAAAATATTGCTGGAAATTGGTTAA
- the rimO gene encoding 30S ribosomal protein S12 methylthiotransferase RimO — translation MGDKPTIAISHLGCEKNRIDTEHMLGMLVEAGYGVDTNEELADYVIVNTCSFIEAARQESVRTLVELAEANKKIVITGCMAQHFQEQLLEELPEAVAVVGTGDYHKIVNVIERVELGERVKQVSIEPTYIADETTPRYRTTTEGVAYLRVAEGCDYRCAFCIIPHLRGNQRSRTIESIVAEAEQLVSQGVKEIILISQITTNYGLDIYGKPKLAELLRALGKVDIPWIRMHYAYPTGLTPDVIAAIQETPNVLPYLDLPLQHSHPDILRAMNRPWQGRVNDGIIDRIKTALPTAVLRTTFIVGFPGETQEHFEHLLEFVQRHEFDHVGVFTFSSEEGTPAYKLPNQLAQEVMDDRRYQLMELQQPISQKKNQQEVGKIVDVLIEQENPESGELIGRSGRFSPEVDGLVYVKGQAKLGTIVPIAIHHADTYDLYGQVVNN, via the coding sequence ATGGGTGACAAGCCAACAATTGCCATTTCTCACCTGGGCTGCGAGAAAAATCGAATTGATACAGAACACATGCTGGGAATGCTCGTAGAAGCAGGCTACGGTGTAGATACAAATGAAGAGTTAGCAGATTACGTTATTGTTAATACTTGTAGTTTTATTGAAGCAGCCCGGCAAGAATCTGTCAGAACTTTGGTAGAACTGGCAGAGGCAAATAAAAAGATCGTAATCACTGGCTGTATGGCGCAACACTTCCAAGAACAACTTTTGGAGGAATTGCCCGAAGCAGTAGCTGTTGTGGGTACAGGCGATTATCACAAAATTGTTAATGTAATTGAGCGTGTTGAACTTGGCGAACGGGTCAAACAGGTTAGTATCGAACCAACCTACATTGCCGACGAAACTACACCGCGCTACCGCACTACAACCGAGGGCGTAGCTTACCTACGGGTTGCCGAAGGTTGTGATTATCGTTGTGCATTTTGTATAATTCCTCATCTTCGAGGGAACCAGCGATCGCGTACTATTGAATCTATAGTCGCCGAAGCCGAGCAGTTAGTTAGTCAAGGGGTAAAGGAAATTATTCTAATTTCCCAAATCACCACTAATTACGGTTTGGATATTTATGGTAAGCCAAAATTAGCCGAATTACTTCGCGCTTTGGGGAAAGTAGATATACCGTGGATCAGAATGCACTACGCTTATCCCACGGGACTGACCCCAGATGTGATCGCGGCGATTCAAGAAACACCAAACGTCTTGCCTTATCTGGATTTGCCTTTGCAGCATTCTCATCCAGATATTCTCCGCGCCATGAACCGTCCTTGGCAAGGGCGGGTAAATGATGGGATTATAGATCGCATCAAAACGGCGCTACCAACAGCCGTACTGCGGACAACATTTATTGTTGGTTTCCCAGGAGAAACACAAGAGCATTTTGAGCATCTACTAGAGTTCGTTCAACGGCATGAATTTGATCATGTTGGTGTCTTCACCTTTTCCTCTGAGGAAGGAACCCCAGCTTACAAGCTACCAAATCAGTTGGCCCAAGAAGTGATGGACGATCGCCGATACCAACTGATGGAACTCCAGCAACCGATTTCTCAAAAGAAAAATCAACAGGAAGTAGGCAAAATCGTCGATGTCCTGATTGAGCAAGAAAATCCTGAAAGTGGTGAATTAATAGGTCGTTCAGGTAGATTTTCCCCAGAGGTTGATGGTCTGGTGTATGTCAAAGGCCAGGCAAAGTTAGGAACCATCGTGCCAATAGCGATTCACCACGCTGATACATACGACCTCTATGGTCAAGTAGTCAATAACTAA
- a CDS encoding inositol monophosphatase family protein codes for MNDFWTTILDFAQTTTTRVGKQLMQDFGQVQASQKADGSLVTQADKWADQEIRDAIASTFSGYGILSEESDQSFPGTEWCWVIDPLDGTTNFTRGIPIWTISLGLLYRGTPIFGYVYAPTLDQAFHGFWAGSSGLATPTGAFLNHHPIHTSVDSPSNNHFFNLCSRSTAAIKNGFPCKIRMLGVASYNFLTVATGATLGGIEATPKVWDLAGAWVIVQAAGGVWVSLKSEPFPLSPGEDYSDRSFPTLVVSRPELVPVFQPFLDGVKI; via the coding sequence ATGAATGATTTTTGGACAACAATTCTAGATTTTGCCCAAACTACCACTACCAGGGTGGGTAAGCAGCTAATGCAAGATTTTGGGCAAGTACAGGCTTCCCAAAAAGCTGATGGAAGTTTGGTGACGCAAGCAGATAAATGGGCAGATCAGGAAATTCGGGATGCGATCGCTTCTACTTTCTCTGGTTACGGCATTTTGAGCGAAGAGAGCGATCAGTCATTTCCTGGTACTGAGTGGTGCTGGGTAATTGACCCCCTAGATGGTACAACCAACTTTACACGCGGCATTCCTATCTGGACAATATCTCTGGGTTTACTGTATCGAGGCACGCCCATTTTTGGGTATGTTTACGCACCAACCTTGGATCAAGCTTTTCATGGTTTTTGGGCGGGTTCATCTGGTTTAGCAACACCAACAGGAGCATTTCTCAACCACCACCCCATCCACACCAGTGTTGATAGTCCCAGCAATAATCACTTTTTTAACCTTTGTTCTCGTAGTACCGCAGCTATCAAAAACGGCTTCCCCTGCAAAATTCGGATGTTGGGTGTAGCTAGCTATAATTTTTTGACAGTTGCTACTGGGGCTACTCTCGGTGGGATTGAGGCGACACCAAAAGTTTGGGACTTAGCCGGGGCTTGGGTAATTGTCCAGGCAGCTGGTGGGGTATGGGTATCGCTGAAATCAGAACCGTTTCCGTTGTCACCCGGAGAAGATTATAGCGATCGCTCTTTTCCCACTTTGGTTGTCAGTCGTCCCGAATTAGTTCCGGTATTTCAACCTTTTCTAGATGGCGTAAAAATCTAA